From the genome of Anaerolineae bacterium, one region includes:
- the atpG gene encoding ATP synthase F1 subunit gamma, whose translation MATLREIRRRIRSVRNIAKVTRAMEMVAAAKMRRAQSRTLATRPYAEKAWEVLVHLALQRTASEAMHPLLASHPGECIGLVVVTSNKGLCGGYNHNIVNLACEFIEHAPMPVEVITVGRVGRRAMLRAGYHIRAVFEDIPDLPVLMDITGITRAITEDFLSGHFGEVYVVYTRFVNTMVQVPEVARLLPLRALERSRSAVEAIQRAAEQPTLLEYVYEPSPGAILNALVPRFLEMQVYQIMLEASASEHSARMVAMRNATDSAGELIDALTLTYNRARQEAITKEMVDIAGGAEALAKARGRR comes from the coding sequence TTGGCAACGCTGAGAGAAATACGCCGGCGCATCCGCAGTGTACGCAATATCGCCAAGGTGACCCGGGCCATGGAGATGGTGGCCGCGGCCAAGATGCGGCGCGCCCAGAGCCGCACCCTGGCCACGCGCCCCTACGCCGAGAAGGCCTGGGAGGTGCTGGTGCACCTGGCCCTTCAGCGCACGGCCTCGGAAGCCATGCACCCCCTGCTGGCATCCCATCCAGGAGAGTGCATCGGCCTGGTGGTGGTGACCAGCAATAAGGGCCTGTGCGGCGGATACAACCACAATATCGTCAACCTGGCCTGTGAGTTCATCGAGCATGCGCCCATGCCAGTGGAAGTGATCACGGTGGGACGGGTCGGCCGGCGCGCCATGCTGAGGGCCGGCTACCATATCCGCGCGGTGTTCGAGGACATCCCCGACCTGCCCGTCCTGATGGACATCACCGGCATCACCCGGGCAATCACCGAGGACTTCCTTTCCGGGCACTTTGGCGAAGTCTATGTGGTCTACACGCGCTTCGTCAACACCATGGTGCAGGTGCCGGAGGTGGCCCGGCTCCTGCCCCTGCGGGCGCTGGAGCGCTCGCGCAGTGCGGTGGAGGCAATTCAGCGGGCGGCCGAACAGCCGACCCTGCTGGAATACGTATATGAACCCAGCCCGGGAGCGATCCTGAACGCCCTGGTGCCGCGCTTCCTGGAGATGCAGGTGTATCAGATCATGCTGGAGGCGTCGGCCAGCGAGCACAGCGCCCGCATGGTGGCCATGCGCAACGCCACCGACAGCGCCGGCGAGCTGATTGACGCGCTGACGCTCACCTACAACCGGGCGCGCCAGGAAGCCATCACCAAGGAAATGGTGGATATTGCCGGCGGCGCCGAGGCGTTGGCCAAGGCGCGCGGCCGGCGCTGA